Proteins co-encoded in one Mycobacterium mantenii genomic window:
- the proB gene encoding glutamate 5-kinase — protein MSPHRDVIRNARSLVVKVGTNALTTPAGVFDAGRLAGLADAIEARMKAGTDVVIVSSGAIAAGIEPLGLSRRPRDLATKQAAASVGQVALVNSWSAAFARYGRTVGQVLLSAHDISMRAQHTNAQRTLDRLRALHAVAIVNENDTVATNEIRFGDNDRLSALVAHLVGAEALVLLSDIDGLYDSDPRKSDGARFIPEVSGSVDLIGVIAGPGSDLGTGGMTSKMSSALLAADAGVPVLLAAATDAATALTDASVGTVFAARPVRMSARRFWVRYAAEAAGALALDEGAVRAVVRQRRSLLPAGITAVSGRFYAGDVVELRGPDAVLVARGVVAYDATELATMVGRSTSELPGELRRPAVHADDLVAV, from the coding sequence GTGAGCCCCCACCGCGACGTCATCCGCAATGCTCGCAGCCTGGTGGTCAAGGTCGGGACCAACGCGCTGACCACCCCGGCCGGGGTGTTCGACGCGGGCCGGCTGGCCGGGCTGGCCGATGCGATCGAGGCGCGGATGAAGGCGGGTACCGACGTCGTCATCGTGTCGTCGGGAGCCATTGCGGCCGGCATCGAGCCGCTCGGATTGTCTCGTCGTCCCAGGGATTTGGCGACAAAGCAGGCCGCGGCCAGCGTCGGTCAGGTCGCCCTGGTGAATTCGTGGAGTGCCGCGTTCGCCCGCTATGGCCGCACGGTCGGGCAGGTGCTGCTGAGCGCGCACGACATCTCGATGCGGGCCCAGCACACCAACGCCCAGCGCACGCTGGACCGGCTGCGCGCACTGCACGCGGTGGCCATCGTCAACGAGAACGACACCGTGGCCACCAACGAGATCCGGTTCGGCGACAACGACCGGCTTTCGGCGCTGGTGGCTCACCTGGTTGGCGCCGAGGCCCTGGTCTTGCTGTCCGACATCGACGGGCTCTATGACTCGGATCCGCGAAAGTCCGACGGCGCGCGGTTCATCCCGGAGGTGTCGGGCTCCGTGGATCTGATCGGCGTAATCGCCGGTCCCGGAAGCGATTTGGGCACGGGCGGGATGACCTCGAAGATGTCCTCGGCGCTGCTCGCCGCCGACGCGGGCGTCCCGGTATTGCTGGCGGCCGCAACCGACGCCGCTACCGCGCTCACCGACGCTTCGGTCGGCACGGTGTTCGCCGCGCGACCGGTGCGGATGTCAGCACGGCGGTTCTGGGTGCGTTATGCCGCCGAGGCGGCCGGCGCACTGGCCCTGGACGAGGGCGCGGTGCGCGCCGTGGTGCGGCAGCGCCGCTCGTTGCTGCCCGCCGGGATCACCGCGGTGTCGGGAAGGTTCTACGCCGGCGACGTCGTCGAATTGCGCGGCCCGGACGCGGTGCTGGTGGCCCGTGGCGTGGTCGCTTACGACGCCACCGAGCTGGCCACCATGGTGGGCCGCTCAACCTCGGAACTGCCCGGTGAGCTGCGCAGGCCCGCCGTGCACGCCGACGACCTGGTGGCCGTGTAG
- a CDS encoding cytochrome P450 produces MAVMTGKSETGKSGRAYDEIDLSSRAFWSTTAADRERSFAVLRAERPVSWHPPVEDSLMPDPTDPGFWAVTRRADIVAVSRNSEVFLSGQGVMFESIPVELLEASQSFLAMDPPRHTKLRKLAHAALSPRQVRRIEDSIKANAKAIVDELRTAGSGVDFVDHCAKELPIRTLSDMMGIPESERDRMAHATDALVSWADPEFLNGRPAMEVLVENQLYLHQVVGALATERREHPGDDLISSLVTAEVDGDRLEDAEVAAFFVLLSVAGNDTTRQTISHTLRALTDFPGEKAWLLEDFDNRIGTAVEEFIRWATPVMTFRRTAATDTELGGQTIRAGEKVVMFYPSGNWDTDVFDHPERLNLSRDPNPHVGFGGGGLHFCLGAHVARAQLRAIFAELFRQLPDIRAGEPAYLAGNFVHAIRSMPCTF; encoded by the coding sequence ATGGCCGTGATGACGGGTAAGTCTGAGACCGGCAAGTCCGGTCGCGCCTACGACGAGATCGATCTGTCCTCGCGGGCGTTCTGGTCCACCACCGCGGCGGACCGGGAACGCTCGTTCGCCGTGCTGCGGGCCGAGCGGCCGGTGAGCTGGCATCCCCCGGTCGAAGACTCCCTGATGCCCGATCCAACCGACCCCGGCTTCTGGGCGGTCACCCGGCGCGCCGACATCGTCGCCGTCAGCCGCAACAGCGAGGTCTTCCTGTCCGGCCAGGGGGTGATGTTCGAGAGCATCCCGGTGGAGCTGCTCGAGGCGTCGCAGTCGTTCCTGGCGATGGACCCGCCGCGACACACCAAGTTGCGCAAGCTCGCGCACGCCGCGCTCAGCCCCCGCCAGGTCCGCCGCATCGAGGACTCAATCAAAGCCAACGCCAAGGCCATCGTCGACGAACTGCGGACCGCCGGCAGCGGTGTGGATTTCGTCGACCACTGCGCCAAAGAACTGCCCATCCGCACCCTGTCGGACATGATGGGGATTCCGGAATCCGAGCGGGACCGCATGGCGCACGCCACCGACGCCCTGGTGTCCTGGGCCGACCCGGAATTCCTCAACGGGCGCCCGGCGATGGAAGTCTTGGTGGAAAACCAGCTGTATCTGCACCAAGTCGTCGGCGCCCTGGCCACCGAACGTCGTGAGCACCCCGGCGACGATCTGATCAGCAGCCTGGTCACCGCCGAGGTGGACGGCGACCGTCTGGAAGACGCGGAGGTGGCCGCGTTCTTCGTCCTGCTCTCCGTCGCGGGCAACGACACGACCCGCCAGACCATCAGCCACACCCTGAGGGCGCTCACCGATTTCCCCGGCGAAAAAGCGTGGCTGCTGGAGGATTTCGACAACCGGATCGGAACGGCCGTCGAGGAATTCATCCGCTGGGCGACGCCGGTCATGACCTTCCGCCGCACCGCCGCAACGGATACCGAGCTGGGTGGTCAGACCATTCGGGCGGGGGAGAAGGTGGTGATGTTCTATCCTTCGGGCAACTGGGACACCGACGTGTTCGACCACCCGGAACGGTTGAATTTGAGCCGCGATCCCAATCCGCACGTCGGCTTCGGCGGTGGCGGACTGCACTTCTGCCTCGGTGCGCACGTGGCCCGGGCGCAGCTGCGGGCCATCTTCGCGGAGCTGTTTCGGCAGTTGCCCGACATCCGGGCGGGTGAGCCGGCCTACCTGGCGGGCAATTTCGTGCACGCCATCCGCAGCATGCCGTGCACCTTCTAA
- the rpmA gene encoding 50S ribosomal protein L27, protein MAHKKGASSSRNGRDSAAQRLGVKRFGGQVVKAGEIIVRQRGTKFHPGVGVGRGGDDTLFAKEAGAVEFGLKRGRKTVNIVAAGQATD, encoded by the coding sequence ATGGCACACAAGAAGGGCGCTTCCAGCTCGCGCAACGGTCGCGATTCCGCCGCGCAGCGGCTGGGTGTGAAGCGATTCGGCGGCCAGGTCGTCAAGGCGGGCGAGATCATCGTTCGCCAGCGCGGCACCAAGTTCCACCCGGGCGTGGGTGTCGGGCGCGGCGGGGACGACACGTTGTTCGCCAAGGAAGCCGGCGCCGTCGAGTTCGGTCTCAAGCGCGGCCGCAAGACCGTCAACATCGTGGCCGCCGGGCAAGCCACCGACTGA
- the rplU gene encoding 50S ribosomal protein L21 produces MATYAIVKTGGKQYKVAVGDVVKVEKLESEPGSNVSLPVALVVDGAKVTTDAAALAKVAVTGEVLEHTKGPKIRIHKFRNKTGYHKRQGHRQQLTVLKVTGIK; encoded by the coding sequence ATGGCGACCTACGCAATCGTGAAGACCGGCGGCAAGCAGTACAAGGTCGCCGTCGGGGACGTGGTCAAGGTCGAGAAGCTCGAATCCGAGCCCGGCTCGAACGTGTCGCTGCCGGTCGCCCTGGTGGTGGACGGCGCCAAGGTGACCACCGACGCGGCCGCGCTGGCCAAGGTCGCGGTGACCGGCGAGGTCCTCGAGCACACCAAGGGCCCCAAAATCCGTATCCACAAGTTCAGGAACAAGACCGGCTATCACAAGCGTCAGGGGCACCGTCAGCAGCTGACGGTCCTGAAGGTCACCGGAATCAAGTAG
- a CDS encoding TetR/AcrR family transcriptional regulator: MPSLTRKPQGHRGAAREQRREQMERRLLDATERLMRDGASFTELSVDRLSGEAGISRASFYIYFEDKGHLLRRLASQVFGDLTDGARSWWSVAGRHDPDDVRTAMGRIIATYRRHQAVLVALNEMAAYDPPTAETYRELLTGISEQLTHVIEDGQADGSIRPELAALTTASALTWMVERACQQNLPTKPPDYDAELAATLAEIVWGALYLKPTSEH, translated from the coding sequence ATGCCGTCGCTGACCCGCAAGCCGCAGGGACACCGAGGTGCGGCGCGTGAGCAGCGCCGCGAACAGATGGAGCGCCGCCTGCTGGACGCCACCGAACGGCTGATGCGCGACGGCGCGAGCTTCACCGAACTCAGCGTGGACCGGCTCTCGGGCGAGGCCGGCATTTCCCGGGCCAGCTTCTACATCTACTTCGAGGACAAGGGTCATCTGCTGCGCCGGCTGGCGAGCCAGGTGTTCGGCGATCTGACCGACGGCGCGCGGAGCTGGTGGAGCGTGGCGGGGCGGCACGACCCGGACGACGTGCGGACCGCGATGGGCCGCATCATCGCCACCTACCGGCGCCATCAGGCGGTGCTGGTCGCGCTCAACGAAATGGCCGCCTACGACCCCCCGACGGCGGAAACGTATCGCGAGCTGCTGACCGGCATCTCCGAGCAGCTGACCCATGTCATCGAAGATGGCCAGGCCGACGGCTCGATCCGTCCCGAGCTGGCCGCGCTCACCACCGCCAGCGCGCTGACCTGGATGGTCGAGCGGGCCTGCCAGCAGAACCTGCCGACGAAGCCCCCCGACTACGACGCCGAGCTGGCCGCCACCCTGGCCGAAATCGTCTGGGGCGCACTGTATCTGAAGCCAACCTCAGAGCACTGA
- the obgE gene encoding GTPase ObgE: MPRFVDRVVIHARAGAGGNGCASVHREKFKPLGGPDGGNGGRGGSIVFVVDPQVHTLLDFHFHPHVSAPSGKQGMGNNRDGAAGADLEVKVPDGTVVLDENGRLLADLVGAGTRFEAAAGGRGGLGNAALASRARKAPGFALLGEQGQTRDLTLELKTVADAGLIGFPSAGKSSLVSTISAAKPKIADYPFTTLVPNLGVVSAGDHTFTVADVPGLIPGASQGRGLGLDFLRHIERCAVLVHVVDCATAEPGRDPISDIDALEAELAAYTPTLQGDATLGDLTERPRAVVLNKIDVPEARELAEFVRDEIAERGWPVFLVSTVTREGLQPLIFGLWKMISDYQAAQPEIVPRRPVIRPVPVDDSGFSVEPDSQQPGAFVVSGARPERWVRQTNFDNDEAVGYLADRLARLGVEEELLRLGARPGCEVTIGDMTFDWEPQTPAGQQAALSGRGTDARLERTERIGAAERKAARRQRRERGEES, from the coding sequence ATGCCTCGGTTCGTCGACCGCGTCGTCATCCATGCGCGTGCCGGTGCCGGGGGTAACGGCTGCGCGTCGGTCCATCGCGAGAAGTTCAAGCCGCTCGGCGGCCCCGACGGAGGCAACGGCGGCCGCGGCGGCAGCATTGTCTTCGTCGTCGATCCGCAGGTGCACACCCTGCTCGACTTCCATTTCCATCCGCACGTCTCCGCGCCCTCGGGCAAGCAGGGGATGGGCAATAACCGCGACGGCGCCGCCGGCGCCGACCTGGAAGTCAAGGTGCCCGACGGCACCGTCGTCCTCGACGAAAATGGTCGGTTGCTGGCCGACCTGGTCGGCGCGGGCACCCGCTTCGAAGCCGCCGCGGGTGGACGCGGTGGGCTGGGCAACGCCGCTCTTGCATCGCGGGCACGCAAGGCCCCCGGCTTTGCGCTGCTGGGCGAACAGGGCCAGACTCGCGACCTGACTCTGGAACTCAAGACTGTCGCCGACGCCGGCCTGATCGGCTTTCCCTCGGCCGGCAAATCTTCGCTGGTGTCCACGATCTCGGCGGCCAAGCCCAAGATCGCCGACTACCCGTTCACCACGCTGGTTCCCAACCTCGGCGTGGTGTCGGCGGGTGATCACACCTTCACCGTCGCCGACGTGCCCGGCCTGATCCCGGGTGCCTCCCAGGGCCGCGGCCTGGGCCTGGATTTCCTCCGGCACATCGAGCGATGCGCCGTGCTGGTGCATGTCGTCGACTGCGCGACTGCCGAACCCGGCCGCGACCCGATCTCCGATATCGACGCGTTGGAGGCCGAACTCGCCGCGTATACGCCCACCCTGCAAGGGGATGCGACGTTGGGTGATCTCACCGAGCGGCCCCGCGCGGTGGTACTGAACAAGATCGACGTGCCGGAGGCGCGCGAGCTCGCCGAATTCGTTCGTGACGAGATCGCCGAGCGTGGCTGGCCGGTGTTCCTGGTGTCAACGGTGACGCGAGAGGGTCTGCAGCCGTTGATTTTCGGGCTGTGGAAGATGATCTCGGACTATCAGGCCGCCCAGCCCGAAATCGTGCCGCGGCGTCCGGTGATTCGCCCGGTTCCCGTCGACGACAGCGGCTTCAGTGTCGAGCCGGATTCTCAGCAGCCGGGCGCCTTCGTCGTCAGCGGCGCGCGGCCCGAACGCTGGGTCCGCCAGACCAATTTCGACAACGACGAGGCCGTCGGATATCTCGCCGACCGCCTGGCGCGCCTCGGTGTCGAAGAGGAGTTGCTGCGGCTGGGTGCGCGACCGGGTTGCGAAGTGACCATCGGGGACATGACTTTCGATTGGGAGCCGCAAACGCCTGCAGGGCAACAGGCTGCCTTGTCGGGCCGCGGCACCGACGCACGGTTGGAGCGTACCGAGCGTATCGGCGCGGCGGAACGTAAGGCCGCCCGGCGCCAGCGCCGCGAACGCGGTGAGGAGTCGTGA